From one Coffea eugenioides isolate CCC68of chromosome 11, Ceug_1.0, whole genome shotgun sequence genomic stretch:
- the LOC113754233 gene encoding ribonuclease H2 subunit B isoform X3 → MAWWGDADETRVLIAPDHDTNGNGSGNVLSLRHPKTGNKACYLYFDEELLELHWFKQSYGSWFLGDYVCEDGRLYTATPVDPVFILLPIFDEARMKKKDDPGKFRQLDEILYVQGYEGYQQLASIAEKSMQIVCDFKEVGSTKFFRLNDSKVLRWLSYKFLQFVGAPIKAGSTNAG, encoded by the exons ATCACGATACAAATGGGAATGGTTCAGGAAATGTTCTATCTCTTCGGCATCCCAAAACTG GAAATAAGGCATGCTACCTCTATTTTGATGAAGAACTTCTGGAACTTCACTGGTTTAAGCAATCTTATGGGTCTTGGTTCCTGGGGGATTATGTTTGTGAAg ATGGCCGCTTATATACTGCCACTCCAGTAGATCCTGTTTTCATCCTGCTGCCTATATTTGATGAAGCACGAATGAAG AAAAAAGATGATCCAGGGAAATTCAGGCAGCTGGATGAGATATTGTATGTTCAAGGGTATGAAGGATATCAACAATTGGCATCTATTGCAGAAAAATCCATGCAAATAGTCTGTGATTTTAAAG AAGTTGGATCAACAAAGTTTTTTAGGCTTAATGACTCGAAGGTGTTAAGGTGGTTGAGCTATAAG TTCTTGCAATTTGTAGGTGCACCAATTAAGGCAGGTTCTACCAACGCTGGATAA
- the LOC113754233 gene encoding ribonuclease H2 subunit B isoform X4 has protein sequence MAWWGDADETRVLIAPDHDTNGNGSGNVLSLRHPKTGNKACYLYFDEELLELHWFKQSYGSWFLGDYVCEDGRLYTATPVDPVFILLPIFDEARMKKKDDPGKFRQLDEILYVQGYEGYQQLASIAEKSMQIVCDFKEVGSTKFFRLNDSKVLRWLSYKVS, from the exons ATCACGATACAAATGGGAATGGTTCAGGAAATGTTCTATCTCTTCGGCATCCCAAAACTG GAAATAAGGCATGCTACCTCTATTTTGATGAAGAACTTCTGGAACTTCACTGGTTTAAGCAATCTTATGGGTCTTGGTTCCTGGGGGATTATGTTTGTGAAg ATGGCCGCTTATATACTGCCACTCCAGTAGATCCTGTTTTCATCCTGCTGCCTATATTTGATGAAGCACGAATGAAG AAAAAAGATGATCCAGGGAAATTCAGGCAGCTGGATGAGATATTGTATGTTCAAGGGTATGAAGGATATCAACAATTGGCATCTATTGCAGAAAAATCCATGCAAATAGTCTGTGATTTTAAAG AAGTTGGATCAACAAAGTTTTTTAGGCTTAATGACTCGAAGGTGTTAAGGTGGTTGAGCTATAAGGTCAGTTGA